The following coding sequences are from one Salvia hispanica cultivar TCC Black 2014 chromosome 3, UniMelb_Shisp_WGS_1.0, whole genome shotgun sequence window:
- the LOC125213726 gene encoding calcineurin-binding protein 1 isoform X3, whose translation MGSLSISRWAFEQGLLCSPSNWNCMEKLLEVLIAIGDEVACLSVAELILRHWPSHSRALHVKSTIEDSEPVPFTPRGIDKLEPKHIRLKFPVKRKAIDENSDRTTAVKKLKQNIEVQLAEVSWISLVSELLEILHRLSSHGSEHETGNYISGDAKLTIHLPPSASNSTCSLENKGLTCMPASAGMCDRNSVNEKEVVILEEQPQERRSSRLKSRKPGKEDSDFSTNKDVAKIVQQFLLPYLVDGTRTINWKHKSDPSSHSADAVADSLDLESTDVIEFIQNSSNNYGAYHTGHLLLEKLANRNVLYHDNVAKILDLEKVIRHWGKERTPECSLFLAELYYDSGLQSFETSTTCSSMSEASYHLCKIIESVALEHPFSTTGMDGKIDCPVTDAYEHKQQFSVENLSLLRSNHCFWVRFFWLSARLSLLEGDKEKSQKELSVVLALFLDRDKMNSTTDPICLPHCKVMKKLTVDMVLHEINMIEVDYLLKKSAQEMLEKGMHAECINILAPLLLSAKDVHFDQSYDWDNEGRGNNSVELSALDVLIKSCELAETLDIDVYMNSHKRKLQILLAGAGLAGSTPENAPDLNTFLFSNNQPKETLWKQWITLVTKEVEAISQSASRIKSIITRDENYKNIPAAVIADIQSLLVMAMCNIANLYFAKKSSGIGVPESTDQNEQCYFVDAAIAFCKLQQLNPNLPIKSQAELVVAVHDMLAEFGICCSQGNGEEQDGTFLKLAIKHLLALDMKLKSNSNSLNKGQETNLDQTLKDDHLNISDPVSPNESHANMLNMAANKTDEDEYNSLGKDADEIPSLDSISSHLDKEKPRENCDFQLENMCTNGEMENNQIMEGENEQLTEDEREELELTIDNALDQCFYCLYGLNLRSDSSCNEDLVKHKNTSQGDYQTKEQCAEVFKYILPYAKASSKTGLTKLRRVLRAIRKHFPLPPDNVMAGNAIDRFLDNSEICEDKLSDVAGSKGFLDTMMKIMFSQNEPFNHQNSSGESSDPYLEVYCNLYYLLGQSEEMSASDKWAGFVLTKEGEEFVEQNAKLFKYDLLYNPMRFESWQRLANIYDEEVDLLLNDGSKQINVLGWRKNDTLPKRVEASRRRSRRCLLMTLALAKDATQQGEIHELLALVYYDGLQNVVPFYDQRSVAPLKDTTWEMFCKNSMNHFKKAFKHKEDWSHAFYAGKLCEKLGYSLDKSLSYYAQAIALNPSAVDPFYRMHASRLKLLCKSGKRNEEVLKVVAAHAFSQSAKEDVNNIFGGFTSESLESSVNVKDGVPNSNSEGVEFQKLEQVWDLLYSDCLSALESCVEGDLKHFHKARYVLAQGLHRRGGAGDLEKAKEELSFCFKSSRSSFTINMWEIDSTVKKGRRKTPGPTGNRRILEVNLAESSRKFITCIRKYILFYLKLLEETGDITTLERAYISLRADKRFSLCLEDLVPVALGRYIRALIRSVSQAGTDDSTATEHVANLLEKLFNLFLEQVNLWSDICSLAELKSPELTESSLFGYVYQYIQLLERNIKVETLEGINEKIRKRLKNPKLSNSNFARVYRHVSAAWCRSLVISMALITPLHSRPSTEVRGANLLGGMESDQVLCVDLQTEELWSSAFEDPNHLKTLETKWNPSLSKIKNVIVKRVSDEDLETASTLLRSSYNFYKDTSCALLPSGINLYMVPAQLATETYVQPGIDGLDILDMNTSRKLLLWAYSLVNGHCINVSHVIKYCEENAKSRIRKTIGGSSTPSTTPITPPAAAAHTGGAKDGIGRTNEPEVHTPLPESHSSHKLISSALPETDKTPKGASTSSEHENVEGSAGAEDKLTIAADSEPMSGNKCDVPSASSPPRGELNSLNDASKSD comes from the exons ATGGGGTCATTAAGCATTTCCCGTTGGGCTTTTGAGCAAGGGCTGCTATGCAGCCCTAGTAACT gGAATTGCATGGAGAAACTCCTGGAAGTTCTAATTGCAATTGGTGATGAAGTGGCCTGTCTTTCTGTTGCAGAACTGATATTAAGGCATTGGCCATCTCACTCGCGTGCTTTGCATGTAAAAAGTACCATTGAGGACTCTGAACCAGTTCCATTTACTCCGCGAGGTATAGATAAACTAGAACCAAAACATATACGCCTGAAATTTCCGGTAAAGAGAAAAGCAATAGATGAAAATTCAGATAGGACAACAGCAGTTAAAAAGTTGAAGCaaaatattgaagttcaacttGCAGAGGTGTCCTGGATATCTCTTGTTAGCGAACTACTGGAAATTTTACACCGACTGTCTTCACATGGCTCTGAACATGAAACTGGGAACTATATATCCGGTGATGCTAAGTTAACCATACATTTGCCTCCTTCTGCGTCTAATTCAACTTGTTCTCTTGAAAATAAAGGACTAACATGCATGCCAGCTAGTGCAGGCATGTGTGATCGTAACTCTGTAAATGAGAAGGAAGTAGTCATACTAGAGGAACAACCTCAAGAGAGAAGAAGCAGTCGGCTTAAAAGTCGTAAACCAGGCAAAGAGGATTCAGATTTTTCCACCAATAAAGATGTAGCTAAAATTGTGCAGCAATTTCTGCTGCCTTATTTGGTGGATGGAACCAGAACTATAAATTGGAAGCACAAGTCCGATCCATCTTCTCATAGTGCTGATGCAGTGGCTGATTCATTGGACTTGGAATCTACTGATGTTATTGAATTTATTCAGAATTCTTCAAATAATTATGGTGCTTACCATACAGGTCACTTGCTCTTAGAGAAACTTGCAAATAGAAACGTTTTATATCATGATAATGTTGCAAAAATTTTGGACCTGGAGAAGGTTATTAGGCACTGGGGTAAGGAGAGAACTCCTGAATGCAGTCTGTTTCTGGCTGAGCTATATTATGACTCTGGATTACAGTCGTTTGAGACATCTACTACTTGCAGTTCCATGTCAGAGGCATCCTACCATCTTTGTAAGATTATAGAATCTGTAGCGCTGGAACATCCTTTCAGTACCACTGGGATGGATGGGAAAATTGATTGCCCTGTGACTGATGCTTATGAGCATAAACAACAGTTTTCAGTGGAAAACTTGTCTTTGTTGAGAAGCAACCATTGCTTTTGGGTGCGTTTTTTCTGGTTAAGTGCTCGCTTGTCTCTATTGGAAGGtgataaagaaaaatcacAGAAGGAACTTTCTGTTGTACTGGCTCTTTTTCTGGATAGGGACAAAATGAACAGCACTACTGATCCTATTTGCTTGCCACACTGCAAAGTTATGAAAAAACTGACAGTTGATATGGTCcttcatgaaataaatatgattgaggttgattatttgttgaaaaaatcaGCCCAGGAAATGCTTGAAAAAGGCATGCATGCAGAGTGTATTAATATACTTGCACCTCTCTTATTATCAGCAAAGGATGTCCATTTTGATCAGTCATACGACTGGGATAATGAAGGCAGAGGAAATAACTCAGTTGAGCTTTCTGCATTGGATGTTCTAATCAAATCATGTGAACTGGCAGAAACACTGGATATTGATGTCTATATGAATTCTCATAAAAGGAAACTCCAAATACTATTAGCTGGAGCTGGTCTGGCTGGCAGTACTCCTGAAAATGCACCCGATTTAAATACATTTTTGTTCTCTAACAATCAGCCAAAAGAGACCCTATGGAAGCAGTGGATTACTTTAGTTACCAAAGAGGTGGAGGCCATTTCTCAATCTGCATCAAGAATCAAGAGCATCATAACCCGAGATGAGAATTAT AAAAATATTCCTGCGGCAGTTATAGCTGATATCCAGTCTTTGTTAGTTATGGCTATGTGCAATATTGCTAATCTATACTTCGCCAAAAAGTCTTCTGGGATTGGTGTTCCAGAGTCAACTGACCAAAATGAACAATGTTATTTTGTGGATGCTGCTATTGCATTCTGCAAACTGCAGCAATTGAACCCCAATCTTCCGATCAAATCTCAA GCTGAGTTGGTTGTGGCAGTTCATGATATGCTTGCAGAGTTTGGAATATGCTGTTCACAAGGAAATGGTGAAGAACAAGATGGGACATTCTTAAAACTTGCAATTAAGCATCTTTTGGCCTTAGATATGAAGCTCAAATCTAATAGTAACTCTCTCAATAAGGGACAAGAAACAAATTTGGATCAGACTTTAAAAGATGATCACCTCAATATTTCTGACCCAGTATCTCCAAATGAATCACATGCCAATATGCTCAATATGGCCGCCAACAAAACTGATGAAGATGAATATAATTCTTTAGGAAAAGATGCTGACGAAATTCCTAGTTTGGACAGCATTTCCTCTCACTTAGATAAAGAGAAACCAAGGGAGAATTGTGATTTTCAGCTTGAAAACATGTGCACTAATGGAGAGATGGAGAACAATCAAATTATGGAGGGCGAGAACGAGCAGCTAACTGAAGATGAACGAGAAGAACTTGAGCTAACAATTGACAATGCTCTGGATCAATGTTTTTACTGTCTGTATGGTTTAAATTTGAGATCGGATTCATCTTGCAATGAGGATTTGGTCAAGCATAAAAATACAAGCCAGGGGGATTATCAGACTAAAGAGCAGTGCGCTGAggttttcaaatatatacttCCATATGCAAAAGCTTCATCT AAAACTGGGTTGACTAAACTTCGGAGGGTTCTAAGAGCCATACGCAAACATTTCCCTCTTCCGCCTGACAATGTTATGGCTGGAAATGCAATTGATAGGTTCTTAGACAATTCTGAAATATGTGAGGATAAACTTTCAGATGTGGCTGGTTCTAAAGGGTTTCTGGACACCATGATGAAGATCATGTTTTCACAGAATGAACCCTTCAATCACCAGAACTCATCAGGGGAAAG CTCTGACCCATACCTAGAAGTTTATTGCAATTTGTATTACCTTCTTGGACAGTCTGAGGAAATGAGTGCAAGTGATAAGTGGGCTGGTTTTGTTCTAACTAAGGAAGGAGAGGAATTTGTAGAGCAAAATGCAAAACTATTCAAGTATGATTTATTGTACAATCCTATGCGCTTTGAAAGTTGGCAGAGGCTTGCAAATATATATGATGAA GAGGTGGATTTGTTGCTGAATGATGGAAGTAAGCAAATTAATGTTTTAGGGTGGAGGAAAAATGATACTCTACCTAAGAGAGTTGAGGCAAGTAGAAGAAGGAGCAGGCGGTGCTTATTGATGACATTGGCTTTGGCAAAGGATGCAACCCAACAG GGTGAGATACACGAGTTGTTGGCCTTAGTGTACTATGATGGTCTTCAGAACGTGGTACCATTTTATGATCAAAGATCTGTCGCACCCCTAAAAGATACAACATGGGAGATGTTCTGCAAGAACTCCATGAATCATTTCAAGAAAGCCTTTAAACACAA GGAAGATTGGTCTCATGCATTTTACGCTGGGAAACTCTGTGAGAAACTTGGGTACTCTCTTGATAAATCACTCTCGTACTATGCCCAGGCTATTGCCTTGAATCCATCAGCCGTAGATCCTTTCTACAGGATGCACGCATCACGGTTAAAATTACTCTGCAAATCTGGGAAACGAAATGAAGAAGTTTTAAAG GTTGTTGCTGCACATGCCTTTTCTCAATCAGCTAAGGAAGATGTGAATAATATATTTGGAGGATTTACTAGTGAAAGTCTGGAGTCATCAGTGAATGTCAAGGATGGAGTACCCAATAGCAATTCCGAGGGGGTAGAATTCCAGAAATTGGAGCAAGTGTGGGATCTGCTCTACAGTGATTGCCTTTCTGCCCTTGAATCTTGCGTGGAAGGAGACCTTAAGCATTTCCATAAAGCAAGATATGTGCTTGCTCAAGGGCTGCACCGGAGAGGTGGAGCTGGGGATCTAGAGAAAGCAAAAGAGGAACTTTCTTTTTGCTTTAAGTCGTCTCGTTCATCATTCACAATAAATATGTGGGAGATCGACAGCACGGTCAAGAAAGGAAG ACGCAAAACTCCAGGTCCAACCGGGAATAGGCGAATTCTTGAAGTTAACTTAGCTGAAAGTTCCCGTAAATTCATAACATGCATTAGGAAGTAcatcttgttttatttgaagttGTTGGAGGAGACTGGAGACATCACTACCCTTGAACGGGCTTATATTTCTCTGCGAGCAGATAAAAGG TTCTCCTTGTGCCTTGAAGATCTTGTGCCAGTGGCTCTTGGTAGGTACATTAGGGCCCTAATTAGGTCTGTATCTCAAGCTGGTACAGACGACTCCACCGCTACCGAGCATGTGGCAAATTTACTGGAgaaattattcaatttgttCTTGGAGCAAGTCAACTTGTGGTCAGATATTTGCAGTCTTGCTGAGCTCAAGAGCCCAGAATTGACAGAAAGCAGCCTCTTTGG ATATGTCTATCAATATATACAGCTACTGGAGAGAAATATTAAGGTAGAAACACTTGAAGGAATAAATGAGAAGATCCGGAAGCGTCTGAAGAAcccaaaattgtcaaatagtAATTTTGCTAGAGTATATAGGCATGTCTCTGCTGCCTGGTGTAGATCTCTTGTTATTAGCATGGCTCTGATTACGCCACTGCATTCAAGACCCTCGACTGAGGTTCGTGGTGCGAACTTATTGGGTGGAATGGAAAGTGATCAGGTGCTATGTGTTGATCTGCAAACTGAGGAACTATGGAGTTCAGCATTCGAGGATCCAAACCATCTTAAAACTCTCGAAACCAAATGGAACCCTTCGTTGTCCAAGATCAAGAATGTTATAGTCAAACGAGTTTCAGATGAAGATTTGGAAACTGCATCCACATTGCTCAGGTCGTCCTACAACTTCTACAAGGACACCTCTTGCGCGTTGCTTCCATCTGGTATAAATTTGTATATGGTGCCTGCTCAGCTGGCTACAGAAACTTATGTCCAGCCTGGCATCGATGGGCTTGACATACTAGACATGAATACTTCGCGGAAGCTTCTCTTATGGGCTTACTCACTCGTGAACGGCCATTGCATAAATGTCTCACATGTTATCAAGTATTGCGAAGAGAATGCAAAG TCGAGGATTAGGAAAACTATTGGAGGCTCATCAACTCCTTCAACCACCCCAATAACACCGCCAGCCGCTGCTGCTCATACAG GTGGAGCTAAAGACGGGATTGGCAGAACCAACGAACCAGAAGTTCACACACCATTGCCCGAAAGCCACAGCAGCCACAAATTGATATCATCCGCTTTGCCAGAGACTGATAAAACACCAAAGGGAGCATCCACTTCGTCCGAGCATGAGAACGTGGAGGGTTCGGCTGGAGCAGAGGACAAGCTCACCATTGCAGCCGACTCTGAGCCTATGTCAGGAAACAAATGTGATGTTCCCTCTGCATCATCCCCACCTCGTGGGGAACTGAATAGCCTGAATGATGCATCGAAATCTGACTGA